From Bacillus sp. FSL K6-3431, the proteins below share one genomic window:
- a CDS encoding rhamnogalacturonan lyase: MFLKKSFFGRQALSVALVIPLILTSFGATSGASTKDPISKVKSMQMEYLDRGLIATATSEGVFLSWRLAANEVTGYGEGGMVGADFNIYRDGKQITTVSDSTNYLDQDGTSASEYHVRAVINGKEVDESATAKPWANEYYDLSLQKPKDGITPAGEAYTYSANDMSVGDVDGDGQYEYFVKWDPSNSKDVSQIGYTGNVYIDCYTFDGTLLYRIDLGVNIRAGAHYTQFLVYDFDGDGKAEMMFKTAPGTKIINYDKNGNVTSEKYITMPKGDIKAGYSNEDDYRMSKDDYYNHIVKMFMGWHKHDEVVNGNWPNTLESAFGIENKYKYPLSKENAEQLADYFIDDYAPSRSSRNELRKFEGFILDGPEYMTVFEGATGKELETIHYKPGRHDDGLMWGDYAMSRIEPGNRVDRFLAGVAYLDGENPAAIFARGYYTRANLVSYSWNGKKLKEIWHVDSGWTPMTNPFNDGPHGRDGTDPEFATLTTQGAHSLSTADVDGDGKQEIIYGGATINNDGTLLYSSMDVMPPESADPGAVARLGHGDALHVADIDPDRPGLEIFMVHEGGPWAPYGYALRDAKTGEIIYGGYTGKDTGRGMVGDVDPDQHGIETWAVGLWTANGEQISTNAPGTNMNIKWSANMTTQIVGGSGNATTTIDDWKKGRLLTASGTRTNNGTKGNPSLVADIYGDWREELLVRTEDSSAIRIYLSTELTDRKLYTLMHDAQYRTGIAWQNVTYNQPAYPSFYFASDIDWGKVPIPTLRTPAALTVIGSLMDQYQDSGELTGPLASQLDNSFKQVIHHAEKGSEKNAIKFMEKFISQIDHKTKQTNISPRAKRNLTYHAQMSIDMWRATGNK, encoded by the coding sequence ATGTTCTTAAAAAAGTCTTTTTTTGGTAGACAAGCATTGTCTGTGGCTTTGGTCATACCTTTAATTCTTACAAGTTTCGGTGCAACATCTGGAGCTAGTACTAAGGATCCCATAAGTAAGGTGAAAAGTATGCAAATGGAGTATTTGGATAGGGGATTGATAGCAACAGCCACTTCCGAAGGTGTATTTTTAAGCTGGAGATTGGCTGCGAATGAAGTAACTGGCTATGGAGAAGGTGGCATGGTAGGTGCCGATTTTAATATTTATCGTGACGGAAAACAGATCACCACTGTCAGCGATAGTACAAACTATCTAGATCAAGATGGAACGTCAGCCTCTGAGTATCATGTTAGAGCTGTAATCAATGGAAAGGAAGTAGATGAAAGTGCAACGGCCAAGCCTTGGGCAAATGAATATTATGATTTGTCATTACAAAAGCCGAAAGACGGAATAACGCCCGCTGGTGAGGCATACACATATTCCGCTAATGATATGAGCGTAGGAGATGTCGATGGGGATGGTCAATACGAATATTTCGTTAAATGGGACCCATCAAACTCCAAAGATGTGTCGCAAATTGGTTATACAGGAAATGTTTATATTGATTGCTATACATTTGATGGAACGTTGTTATATAGAATTGACTTGGGTGTAAATATTAGAGCAGGTGCGCATTATACTCAATTTTTAGTATACGACTTTGATGGCGATGGAAAAGCTGAAATGATGTTTAAGACAGCACCAGGTACAAAAATTATTAATTATGATAAAAACGGTAACGTTACATCAGAAAAATATATTACTATGCCAAAAGGGGATATAAAAGCAGGTTATAGTAACGAAGATGATTACCGTATGAGTAAAGATGATTATTATAACCATATTGTAAAGATGTTCATGGGTTGGCATAAGCATGATGAGGTTGTCAATGGAAACTGGCCAAATACGCTGGAGTCAGCTTTTGGCATTGAAAATAAATACAAATATCCTTTATCAAAAGAAAATGCTGAACAATTGGCGGATTATTTTATCGATGATTATGCTCCAAGCAGGAGTAGTCGAAATGAATTAAGAAAATTTGAAGGTTTTATTTTGGACGGCCCCGAATATATGACTGTTTTTGAAGGTGCTACAGGTAAGGAGCTTGAAACGATTCATTATAAACCTGGACGACATGATGATGGACTCATGTGGGGAGATTATGCCATGTCAAGAATTGAACCAGGTAACCGAGTGGATCGTTTTCTCGCTGGTGTTGCTTATCTTGATGGTGAAAATCCTGCAGCGATATTTGCTAGAGGATACTACACTAGAGCGAATCTTGTTTCATATAGCTGGAATGGCAAGAAACTCAAGGAAATTTGGCATGTTGACAGTGGTTGGACCCCTATGACCAATCCATTCAACGACGGTCCTCATGGGAGAGATGGAACAGATCCCGAATTTGCAACACTTACGACACAAGGTGCCCATTCCTTAAGTACTGCAGATGTGGATGGCGACGGGAAGCAAGAAATCATTTATGGTGGAGCGACCATCAACAATGATGGAACTTTACTGTACAGTTCGATGGATGTCATGCCACCAGAAAGTGCAGATCCGGGGGCAGTAGCAAGGCTTGGTCATGGGGATGCATTACATGTAGCAGATATTGATCCCGATAGGCCTGGTCTAGAAATTTTCATGGTACATGAAGGCGGTCCATGGGCACCTTATGGATATGCTTTACGTGATGCTAAAACAGGTGAGATTATATACGGCGGTTACACTGGAAAAGATACTGGTCGTGGCATGGTAGGAGACGTCGATCCTGATCAGCACGGTATAGAAACATGGGCTGTTGGATTATGGACGGCTAATGGTGAACAGATCAGCACGAATGCTCCTGGTACGAACATGAATATTAAATGGTCGGCAAATATGACGACACAAATAGTCGGGGGTTCAGGCAACGCAACTACTACTATCGATGATTGGAAAAAAGGCAGATTGTTAACTGCTTCGGGAACAAGAACCAATAATGGTACAAAAGGCAACCCTTCTTTAGTTGCTGATATATACGGTGACTGGAGAGAAGAACTTCTCGTTAGAACAGAGGATAGCTCAGCAATTCGTATTTACTTGAGTACAGAATTAACAGATCGCAAATTATATACACTTATGCATGATGCACAGTATAGAACAGGAATTGCATGGCAGAATGTTACCTATAACCAGCCTGCATATCCAAGCTTTTATTTTGCGTCAGATATTGATTGGGGGAAGGTGCCTATTCCTACCTTGCGTACACCAGCAGCGCTTACTGTAATAGGAAGTCTGATGGATCAATATCAAGATAGTGGTGAATTAACGGGTCCGCTTGCTTCTCAATTAGATAATAGTTTCAAACAAGTAATACATCATGCGGAAAAAGGATCTGAAAAAAATGCGATCAAATTTATGGAAAAGTTTATTTCGCAAATAGATCACAAAACAAAGCAAACGAACATATCCCCAAGAGCAAAGCGTAACTTGACTTATCACGCTCAAATGTCAATTGATATGTGGAGGGCAACAGGAAATAAATAG
- a CDS encoding glycine C-acetyltransferase, giving the protein MSSQTLERFLEENLANLRHQGLYNEIDTLESANGPMINLDGKSKINLSSNNYLGLATDERLKKAAIDAIDKWGAGAGAVRTINGTLEPHIKLEEMLAEFKGTESVISYQSGFNCNMAAISAVMDKNDAILSDELNHASIIDGCRLSKAKIIRVNHSDMDDLRKKAKEARDSDQYNKIMVITDGVFSMDGDIAKLPEIIEIAEEFDLISYVDDAHGSGVLGKGTGTVKHFGLQEKVDFQIGTLSKAIGVVGGYVAGRKDLIDWLKVRSRPFLFSTAVTPADAAAATKAIELLMESTELHDRLWENSHYLKKGLKALGFNVGNSETPITPCIIGDEKTTQAFSKQLYKEGVYAKSIVFPTVPKGTGRVRNMPTAAHTTEMLDHAIAIYEKVGKEMGVI; this is encoded by the coding sequence ATGTCCAGTCAGACTCTTGAGCGCTTTTTAGAAGAAAACTTAGCTAATTTACGACACCAGGGGCTTTATAACGAAATAGATACCCTTGAAAGTGCAAATGGTCCTATGATTAATTTAGATGGAAAAAGTAAAATCAATTTATCTTCCAATAACTATCTTGGCCTTGCAACAGATGAGCGGCTAAAAAAAGCTGCGATTGATGCTATCGACAAATGGGGTGCCGGAGCGGGGGCAGTCAGGACGATTAATGGTACATTGGAACCTCACATTAAGCTTGAGGAAATGCTAGCAGAATTTAAAGGAACAGAATCGGTAATATCTTACCAATCCGGATTTAATTGTAATATGGCGGCTATTTCCGCAGTAATGGATAAAAATGATGCCATTTTATCGGATGAATTAAATCATGCATCAATCATTGATGGATGCCGATTATCTAAAGCAAAGATCATTCGTGTAAATCACTCAGATATGGATGATTTACGAAAAAAGGCTAAAGAGGCAAGGGATTCCGACCAATATAATAAAATCATGGTCATTACGGATGGCGTTTTTTCTATGGACGGAGATATTGCTAAACTTCCCGAAATTATTGAGATTGCTGAAGAATTTGACTTGATTAGCTATGTGGATGATGCTCATGGATCCGGTGTACTTGGTAAAGGAACAGGCACGGTGAAGCATTTCGGTCTCCAAGAGAAGGTCGACTTTCAAATTGGAACATTGTCAAAAGCGATTGGCGTTGTCGGAGGCTATGTAGCGGGGAGAAAGGATTTAATTGATTGGCTTAAAGTTAGATCACGTCCATTCTTATTTTCCACTGCAGTCACTCCAGCAGATGCTGCAGCTGCAACGAAGGCAATTGAACTTTTAATGGAGAGCACTGAATTACATGATCGTCTTTGGGAAAATAGTCATTATTTAAAAAAGGGCTTAAAAGCATTGGGTTTTAATGTTGGTAACAGTGAAACACCGATTACACCATGTATAATCGGCGATGAAAAAACAACACAAGCATTCAGCAAACAGCTTTATAAGGAAGGTGTCTATGCTAAATCAATTGTTTTTCCAACAGTTCCAAAAGGGACAGGGCGTGTTCGTAATATGCCAACAGCTGCTCATACGACAGAAATGCTTGATCATGCAATTGCAATTTATGAAAAGGTAGGCAAAGAAATGGGAGTCATTTAA
- a CDS encoding extracellular solute-binding protein has product MKRLLLPLLSIILLVGILGACSSKDKTNSSSKDGEMEITWFDGTWETPVPESGNEGVKSINEKFNISFKPQYIPFDLYEDKLAVKMASGDIPDVIGDEGAGVNFVKWAKQGAFLPLNDYLNEYETFKAIPDSVWDAVSVDGNKFAIPLYFPASGGKKPVIRKDWLDKLGLEIPTNFEELIEVATAFATQDPDGNGKDDTVGLGLAKGMVYDPSFGTYWSSTWYHKNADGQLIPGHISEGNKEKITALNELHKAGALDKDWSVKPYNDVFKDFNAGKVGIWYEQPGAGKGAQPQSLDLSTLKKSAPEAEIAAIPPFEAPDGSKGFVGGSSYYRIWMLNAKLKDNPEKVKRILEMMDYMATYVPAAEQTPDNEYFDWTMGGEGKGYTMEDGVAKNTEEFSKYAPLAYFNQKQGGWKEGEKSMKDYEAQSLEPEAKEFNKIMSDMLLDSDFYINPVGRIHSTAYNEKMDKLTEFATNELSKMVVGQRSISDWDKFVEEYLSKGGEEVITDVNKLLKEEDIEGEWVNSK; this is encoded by the coding sequence ATGAAACGTTTATTATTACCTTTATTATCTATTATTCTTTTAGTAGGAATACTCGGTGCTTGTTCATCGAAAGATAAAACTAATTCATCTAGCAAAGATGGCGAGATGGAAATTACATGGTTTGATGGAACATGGGAGACGCCTGTTCCTGAGTCTGGGAATGAAGGGGTAAAAAGTATTAATGAAAAGTTCAATATTTCCTTTAAACCGCAATACATTCCATTTGATTTATATGAAGATAAGTTAGCTGTTAAAATGGCTTCTGGAGATATTCCAGATGTGATCGGTGATGAGGGGGCAGGTGTAAACTTTGTTAAGTGGGCCAAACAAGGTGCATTTTTGCCACTAAATGATTATTTGAACGAGTATGAAACATTTAAGGCTATTCCCGATTCTGTATGGGATGCAGTTAGTGTCGATGGCAATAAATTTGCGATTCCACTTTATTTCCCTGCGAGCGGGGGGAAAAAACCAGTTATTCGAAAAGATTGGTTAGATAAACTAGGATTAGAGATACCTACGAATTTTGAGGAATTGATCGAAGTAGCTACTGCGTTTGCAACACAAGACCCAGATGGAAATGGTAAGGATGATACTGTTGGTTTAGGTCTTGCTAAAGGAATGGTATATGATCCTTCATTTGGTACATACTGGAGCAGTACTTGGTACCATAAAAATGCAGACGGTCAGTTAATTCCTGGCCATATTTCTGAAGGGAATAAAGAAAAAATTACTGCCCTTAATGAATTGCATAAAGCAGGTGCCCTTGATAAGGATTGGTCAGTAAAACCTTATAATGACGTATTTAAAGATTTTAACGCCGGTAAAGTAGGAATTTGGTATGAACAACCAGGTGCGGGAAAGGGAGCCCAACCTCAGAGTCTTGATTTATCTACATTAAAGAAATCTGCTCCTGAAGCGGAAATCGCAGCTATTCCTCCTTTTGAGGCACCAGATGGCTCAAAAGGTTTTGTTGGAGGTAGCAGTTACTACAGAATTTGGATGCTAAATGCAAAATTGAAAGATAACCCAGAAAAGGTGAAACGGATCTTAGAAATGATGGATTATATGGCCACATATGTTCCGGCAGCAGAACAAACGCCAGATAATGAATACTTTGATTGGACAATGGGTGGAGAAGGAAAAGGCTATACAATGGAAGATGGTGTAGCAAAAAATACAGAAGAATTTAGTAAATATGCCCCTCTTGCTTATTTTAACCAGAAACAAGGTGGTTGGAAAGAGGGAGAAAAATCAATGAAGGATTATGAAGCGCAATCCTTAGAACCAGAAGCGAAGGAATTTAATAAAATTATGAGTGATATGTTATTAGATTCAGACTTCTATATTAACCCGGTAGGACGGATACATTCAACTGCTTACAACGAAAAAATGGATAAATTAACGGAATTTGCTACAAATGAACTATCTAAAATGGTTGTTGGGCAAAGATCAATTTCCGACTGGGATAAGTTCGTTGAAGAGTATTTATCCAAGGGCGGGGAAGAGGTTATTACTGATGTTAATAAACTATTAAAAGAAGAAGATATTGAGGGTGAATGGGTTAACTCGAAATAA
- a CDS encoding ABC transporter permease — MKDLQTNNSSVGNLQNQPKIPVKANRKIGARLWKERYLYLLLLPGLLYFIVYRYVPMAGNIIAFQDFSAFQGFIHSEWVGLKHFKTIFEDKEVIRVLWNTLYLSFLQIVFAFPVSIILAIMLNEVRNGTYKRIIQSIVYLPHFLSWVVVVGIATILLKSNGIVNGFLSSVFGMESIAFLQDPQWFMPLIVLEVIWKESGWGTIIFLAALSGISPTLYEAADVDGANRWRKIWHITLPALRSTIIILLILRLGSVLDVGFEQIYLMLTPFTMEVGNVLDTFVYFKGIQNSDFSFATAVGLFKSLIGFILIVGANRLAKRFGDEGVY, encoded by the coding sequence ATGAAAGATTTACAAACAAACAACTCCAGTGTCGGAAATTTGCAAAACCAACCCAAAATACCGGTAAAAGCTAATAGAAAAATAGGAGCAAGACTTTGGAAAGAACGTTATCTTTATTTATTACTATTGCCAGGGCTCTTGTATTTTATCGTTTACAGGTATGTTCCGATGGCGGGAAATATTATCGCTTTTCAAGACTTTAGTGCCTTTCAAGGATTTATTCATAGTGAGTGGGTAGGGCTGAAACATTTTAAAACTATTTTTGAGGACAAAGAGGTCATTAGGGTATTGTGGAATACCCTATACCTCTCCTTTCTGCAAATTGTCTTTGCCTTTCCAGTTTCTATTATATTGGCCATCATGTTAAACGAGGTCAGAAACGGTACATATAAACGAATCATTCAATCAATCGTATATTTGCCTCACTTCCTATCATGGGTAGTTGTGGTTGGGATTGCGACAATCTTATTGAAATCAAACGGGATTGTAAATGGTTTCCTTAGCAGCGTTTTCGGCATGGAATCCATTGCCTTTTTGCAGGATCCTCAGTGGTTTATGCCTTTAATCGTCTTAGAGGTTATTTGGAAGGAATCTGGTTGGGGAACGATTATTTTTCTTGCTGCTCTCTCAGGTATTAGCCCCACATTGTATGAAGCCGCAGATGTCGATGGTGCTAATCGCTGGCGGAAGATTTGGCATATTACGTTGCCAGCTCTTCGCAGTACAATTATTATCTTATTAATACTCAGACTAGGAAGTGTATTGGACGTTGGCTTTGAGCAAATTTACTTAATGTTAACACCATTTACGATGGAAGTTGGAAATGTACTTGATACTTTCGTTTACTTCAAAGGGATTCAGAACTCTGATTTCAGTTTTGCCACGGCAGTTGGATTATTTAAATCATTAATTGGCTTCATATTAATCGTTGGCGCGAATCGTTTGGCGAAAAGATTTGGCGATGAAGGAGTCTATTAA
- a CDS encoding carbohydrate ABC transporter permease — MLILALIALAMLFPFYYMFAVSFATYEEFVQSDLLLFPKTWVLDAYAYILGSKEFMRSLGVTIFITVVGTLVSLLLTAMMGYALSRNILGQKIYLFLVLFTFVFGAGMIPTYMVVQATGLMDSLWALIIPTAISSFNLIVMRQFFVNLPDDLTEAAIVDGANDLQIFGKIILPLSKPALAAFGLFYAVGIWNSYFTALLYLSDPAKWTIQVVLRQIVILNQGNLVDAGAQVGMSNPPPAETIGMAAILIATIPILIVYPFLQKHFAKGVMLGSVKE; from the coding sequence ATGCTAATTCTTGCTCTAATAGCCCTTGCAATGTTATTTCCTTTCTATTATATGTTCGCTGTTTCATTTGCAACATATGAAGAGTTTGTACAAAGTGATTTGCTTCTATTTCCAAAAACATGGGTATTGGATGCCTATGCATACATTTTAGGATCAAAAGAATTCATGCGGTCGTTAGGAGTAACCATTTTTATAACAGTAGTAGGTACACTTGTAAGTTTATTATTAACGGCAATGATGGGTTATGCACTATCAAGAAATATTCTCGGTCAAAAAATATATTTATTCCTTGTTCTATTTACTTTTGTATTTGGCGCGGGGATGATACCTACATATATGGTTGTACAAGCGACTGGATTAATGGATTCATTATGGGCGCTTATTATACCAACTGCTATTAGCTCATTTAACTTAATCGTTATGAGGCAATTTTTCGTCAATTTACCAGATGATTTAACAGAAGCAGCCATTGTAGATGGCGCAAATGATCTGCAAATTTTCGGGAAAATCATCCTGCCTCTTTCCAAACCAGCATTGGCTGCATTTGGCTTGTTTTATGCAGTGGGTATATGGAACTCATATTTTACGGCGCTTTTATATTTGAGTGACCCTGCAAAATGGACCATTCAGGTTGTGCTTAGACAGATTGTTATATTAAATCAGGGAAACCTTGTTGATGCAGGAGCACAAGTGGGAATGTCAAATCCACCTCCAGCTGAAACGATAGGTATGGCAGCTATCTTAATCGCAACTATACCTATTTTAATTGTTTATCCGTTTCTGCAAAAACACTTTGCGAAAGGGGTGATGTTAGGATCTGTAAAGGAATAG
- a CDS encoding arylsulfatase: MKPNIVLMVVDQMRGDCMSILDHPVVDTPNIDQLARNGVLFSNAYSATPTCVPARAALLTGMSQAANGRVGYEDKVLWNYTHTLPGELTKAGYHTQAVGKMHVYPPRNLCGFHHVVLHDGYLFYNRYKHQQPETESFNYSGDDYLPWLKQQAGVQVDLNDLGLDCNASTVARPWHLPEALHPTNWVVSESIDFLRRRDTTKPFFLKMSFVRPHPPFDPPQAFYEMYKDLDLPEPAVGEWAEYEDRDRSGFDPTVLRGKVPKIRFKKAQAAYYALITHIDYQIGRFMSSLKEHGVLNNTIIMFVSDHGELLGDHHFYRKALPYEGSAKVPFILSDPGNNLNIKRNQTVDQVVELRDIMPTCLAVAEVNTPKNVDGKSVIPLCKGERAWREYLHGEHIYGVYSHQYVTDGKEKYIWFTQTGMEQLFNLQEDPTELVNLAGNAESQERLKYWRDILISELKTREEGYTDGDHLVVGRKSKPVLDCLLEAINIQKQ, translated from the coding sequence ATGAAGCCAAATATCGTATTAATGGTAGTGGATCAAATGCGTGGAGATTGTATGAGCATACTTGACCACCCAGTTGTTGATACGCCTAATATTGACCAATTAGCCCGAAATGGTGTTTTATTTTCAAATGCATATTCAGCAACGCCCACATGTGTCCCGGCAAGAGCGGCTTTATTAACAGGGATGTCGCAAGCTGCGAATGGCAGGGTTGGGTACGAAGACAAAGTGCTATGGAATTATACACATACATTACCTGGAGAATTAACGAAAGCCGGATATCATACTCAAGCTGTAGGGAAAATGCATGTCTATCCACCAAGAAACTTATGTGGATTTCACCATGTAGTATTGCATGATGGTTATCTATTTTACAATCGATACAAGCACCAACAGCCAGAAACGGAATCATTCAATTATAGCGGTGACGATTATTTGCCATGGTTAAAGCAACAAGCGGGGGTGCAAGTCGATTTAAATGATCTCGGTCTTGATTGCAACGCATCCACAGTCGCGCGACCTTGGCATTTACCCGAAGCATTACATCCTACAAACTGGGTAGTGTCCGAGTCAATTGATTTTCTACGGAGAAGGGATACAACAAAACCATTCTTTTTAAAAATGTCTTTTGTAAGGCCGCATCCACCATTTGATCCTCCGCAAGCATTTTATGAGATGTATAAGGACTTGGATCTGCCAGAACCAGCTGTAGGTGAGTGGGCAGAGTATGAGGATCGAGATCGAAGCGGCTTCGATCCGACTGTGTTAAGAGGAAAGGTTCCAAAAATCCGCTTCAAAAAAGCACAAGCTGCATACTATGCGCTTATTACACATATTGATTATCAAATTGGAAGATTCATGTCTTCATTAAAGGAGCATGGCGTATTGAATAATACGATTATCATGTTTGTATCAGATCACGGGGAACTATTGGGTGATCATCACTTTTATAGGAAAGCACTACCATACGAAGGGAGTGCTAAAGTTCCATTTATCCTTTCTGACCCTGGAAATAATTTAAATATTAAGAGGAACCAGACAGTAGACCAAGTGGTAGAGCTTCGAGATATAATGCCAACGTGTTTGGCCGTTGCAGAAGTTAATACCCCAAAAAATGTAGATGGAAAAAGTGTCATCCCACTCTGTAAGGGAGAAAGAGCATGGCGTGAATATCTCCACGGAGAGCATATATATGGAGTATATTCACATCAATATGTAACAGATGGTAAGGAAAAGTATATTTGGTTTACGCAAACAGGCATGGAACAATTATTTAATCTTCAAGAAGATCCAACAGAGCTTGTAAACCTAGCGGGTAACGCGGAAAGCCAGGAACGTTTGAAATACTGGAGAGATATATTAATTAGTGAGTTGAAAACGCGAGAAGAAGGCTATACAGATGGCGATCATTTAGTAGTAGGTAGAAAATCGAAGCCTGTATTGGACTGTTTGCTTGAGGCGATTAATATACAAAAGCAATAA
- a CDS encoding L-threonine 3-dehydrogenase — protein sequence MKKILVTGALGQIGAELIVKLRNVYGAENVIATDIRTYRCEGFLSGPFEMLDVAEGNRMFELAKKYQVDTIIHLAALLSATAEAKALAAWNLNMGGLVNALETARELELQFFTPSSIGAFGPSTPKEKTPQDTIQRPTTMYGVNKVSGELLCDYYYAKYGVDTRSVRFPGLISYVAPPGGGTTDYAVEIFYGAVAKEKYTSFIDKGTYMDMMYMPDALKAIIDLMEADSSKLKHRNAFNITAMSFDPEEIAAEIRKHLPEFVLNYAVDPVRQAIADSWPNSVDDSAAREEWNYDATYDLARMTSHMLEKITIKDGTKEWA from the coding sequence ATGAAAAAGATATTAGTAACCGGTGCTTTAGGTCAAATCGGTGCAGAGTTAATTGTCAAGTTACGTAATGTATATGGAGCAGAAAATGTAATAGCCACAGATATTCGAACATACAGATGTGAGGGATTTTTATCTGGACCATTCGAAATGTTGGATGTGGCGGAGGGCAATCGTATGTTTGAACTTGCCAAAAAATATCAAGTTGATACGATTATTCATTTAGCAGCGCTACTTTCGGCAACTGCTGAAGCGAAGGCACTTGCTGCATGGAATTTGAATATGGGTGGATTAGTAAATGCACTGGAAACAGCACGGGAGCTTGAATTACAATTTTTTACTCCAAGTTCAATTGGTGCATTTGGTCCATCTACCCCAAAAGAAAAGACACCGCAAGATACCATTCAACGGCCAACCACGATGTATGGTGTGAATAAAGTATCCGGTGAACTGCTTTGTGATTATTATTATGCGAAATACGGTGTCGATACACGAAGTGTTCGGTTTCCTGGATTAATCTCATATGTTGCCCCACCAGGAGGAGGCACGACAGACTATGCAGTTGAGATTTTTTACGGTGCTGTAGCAAAGGAAAAGTACACTTCCTTTATTGATAAAGGAACATATATGGATATGATGTATATGCCAGATGCATTAAAGGCAATCATCGATTTGATGGAAGCGGATTCAAGTAAGTTGAAACATCGTAATGCCTTTAATATTACCGCCATGAGTTTTGATCCAGAGGAAATTGCGGCTGAAATCCGCAAGCATCTTCCAGAATTCGTGCTGAATTATGCGGTGGATCCAGTTCGTCAGGCGATAGCCGACAGTTGGCCAAACTCAGTTGATGACTCTGCCGCTCGAGAAGAATGGAATTATGATGCTACATATGACTTGGCAAGGATGACAAGTCATATGTTAGAAAAAATTACTATAAAAGATGGGACCAAGGAGTGGGCTTAG
- a CDS encoding alpha/beta fold hydrolase: MNTKHRSIGLFFIIALIIGLVLFRPKMMDDKKFAAEQPAVVPTLFVHGYKGSERSFSTMLSRMSDQQWGEKMLVCRVSKNGRISLKGTLSEEKDNPFIQVIFENNRARINDQTKWLQNIMKILKDRYNVHEINLVGHSMGGLALTNYLETVNGHESYPKTLKLVTIGSPFKGIDHEDYFELNYGEALKDLRVGSIGLRLLIDNKESFPANIKVLSIVGVISDPSTGDGLVSQQSALGNRDIVKQDQFNEVTIHDQKATHFGLHEHLYVDQLIAEFLWEQ, translated from the coding sequence ATGAACACTAAACATCGAAGCATCGGTCTATTCTTTATCATCGCCTTAATTATCGGGCTCGTCTTGTTTCGCCCCAAAATGATGGATGATAAAAAATTTGCCGCCGAACAGCCAGCAGTGGTGCCTACACTTTTTGTCCATGGCTATAAAGGTAGTGAGCGCTCTTTTTCCACTATGTTATCACGAATGTCGGATCAACAATGGGGCGAAAAAATGCTTGTCTGTCGCGTTAGTAAAAATGGACGAATTTCTTTAAAAGGAACGTTATCTGAGGAGAAAGATAATCCTTTCATTCAAGTGATATTTGAAAATAATCGTGCACGTATTAATGACCAAACTAAGTGGTTGCAAAATATAATGAAAATATTAAAGGACCGTTACAATGTTCACGAGATAAATCTAGTTGGGCATTCCATGGGTGGACTAGCTCTAACTAATTATCTAGAAACAGTAAATGGTCATGAATCATACCCTAAAACTTTGAAGCTAGTGACGATCGGAAGCCCCTTTAAAGGAATAGATCATGAGGATTATTTTGAACTTAATTACGGAGAAGCACTTAAGGATCTAAGAGTGGGTTCTATTGGATTAAGATTACTGATAGATAATAAAGAATCATTTCCCGCCAATATTAAAGTTCTATCTATAGTAGGTGTAATCTCCGATCCATCGACTGGGGACGGCCTTGTTTCCCAACAAAGTGCGTTAGGCAATCGCGATATCGTAAAACAAGATCAATTTAACGAAGTAACCATACATGACCAGAAAGCTACTCATTTCGGATTACATGAACATTTATATGTTGACCAATTGATAGCTGAATTTTTATGGGAGCAATGA